One Clostridium estertheticum DNA segment encodes these proteins:
- a CDS encoding DUF6465 family protein — MKKNSNLTSAKEAVKASAEKVIKSTEEKAEAAIKVASDVVKKENVEKTINVVKDTAKNVKSKATKVATAATSVAKKTKAKKVDVAFYVQYQGKEISKHTILEKIRDEWVKTHKLSELKTIDVYLKVEDDTAYCLVNGKINIDLKLS; from the coding sequence ATGAAAAAAAATAGTAATTTAACATCTGCTAAAGAGGCTGTAAAGGCATCAGCAGAAAAAGTTATAAAGTCTACAGAGGAGAAAGCCGAAGCAGCAATAAAAGTGGCTTCTGATGTTGTCAAGAAAGAAAATGTGGAAAAGACTATTAATGTGGTTAAGGATACTGCTAAAAATGTTAAATCAAAAGCTACTAAAGTGGCGACCGCTGCAACAAGTGTTGCAAAAAAAACAAAAGCAAAAAAAGTGGACGTTGCATTCTACGTTCAATATCAAGGGAAAGAGATTAGCAAACATACAATACTAGAAAAAATTCGTGATGAGTGGGTTAAAACGCATAAACTTTCAGAACTTAAGACCATAGATGTATATTTAAAGGTTGAAGATGATACAGCTTATTGTCTGGTAAATGGAAAAATCAACATAGACTTGAAATTATCTTAA
- a CDS encoding metal-sensing transcriptional repressor, whose protein sequence is MNVEKVKALQALKTSKGQIEGIMKMMEDGRYCVDISNQIIAAQALLKKANLLILKQHMHHCVMEAVKLDNGDEKIDEIIELLSKIMNK, encoded by the coding sequence ATGAATGTAGAAAAAGTCAAGGCATTACAAGCATTAAAAACTTCTAAAGGACAAATTGAGGGAATAATGAAAATGATGGAAGATGGTAGATACTGTGTTGATATATCTAACCAAATCATTGCAGCCCAAGCCCTTTTAAAAAAAGCAAATCTGCTAATTTTAAAACAACATATGCATCACTGTGTTATGGAAGCAGTTAAGCTAGACAATGGAGATGAGAAAATAGATGAAATTATAGAACTTTTATCTAAAATAATGAATAAATAG
- a CDS encoding heavy metal translocating P-type ATPase, producing the protein MTTKSLKIEGMTCSACAKAVERATKKLDGVNETNVNFATEKLTINYDEAKISVPDIQASVEKAGYKALVESNNRSFKIEGMTCSACSKAIERVTKKLDGVIESNVNYATEKLNITYEPSKVRISDIKKAVEKAGYKIFDGETTVDADKVRKEKEIKLLWNKFIISVMFTVPLLFISMGHMIAEKFGYHLPSFIDPMSSPRFFAILQLVLVIPVMIAGNRFFRVGFKSLIRRSPNMDTLIAMGTSAAFLYGIFAIVQIFGGNVDYAYDLYFESAAVIITLITLGKYLESVTKGKTSEAIKKLMGLAPKTAIIIREGKEIEMPIEEVEVGDIIFVRPGEKMPVDGEVVHGITAVDEAMITGESMPVEKIVGDKIIGASINKNGTIKYKATRVGKDTALSQIIKLVEDAQGSKAPIAKMADIISGYFVPVVMGLALLSSVSWYLSGETAIFSLTIFISVLVIACPCALGLATPTAIMVGTGKGAEYGVLIKSGVALETAHKIQTIVFDKTGTITEGTPKVTDIIVTNSITEEYLLQIAASAEKGSEHPLGEAIVKAAQDNKVEFKTLDYFKAIPGHGIEVKIDGRDILLGNRKLMVESNISLENLEETSHNLASEGKTPMYIAIDAKIAGIIAVADTVKKSSKIAIEKLHEMGIEVAMITGDNKITAEAIAREVGIDTILAEVLPEDKANEVKKLQATGKKVAMVGDGINDAPALAQADIGIAIGSGTDVAIESADIVLMRSDLRDVATAIELSKKTIKNIKENLFWAFGYNTLGIPVAMGVLYIFNGPLLSPIIAATAMSFSSVSVLLNALRLKGFKPVI; encoded by the coding sequence ATGACGACAAAGTCATTAAAAATAGAGGGTATGACCTGCTCAGCTTGTGCTAAAGCAGTTGAAAGAGCAACTAAAAAGCTAGATGGAGTAAATGAGACAAATGTGAATTTTGCTACAGAAAAACTTACTATAAATTATGATGAAGCAAAAATATCTGTACCTGATATTCAAGCATCTGTAGAAAAGGCAGGTTATAAGGCCTTAGTTGAATCAAATAATAGGTCTTTTAAAATTGAAGGTATGACTTGTTCGGCTTGTTCTAAAGCCATTGAAAGAGTTACTAAAAAGCTAGATGGAGTAATAGAGTCAAATGTAAATTATGCAACTGAAAAATTGAATATAACCTATGAACCATCAAAGGTTAGAATATCAGATATAAAGAAAGCCGTAGAAAAAGCAGGCTACAAAATTTTTGACGGTGAAACTACTGTGGATGCTGATAAAGTGAGAAAAGAAAAAGAAATAAAACTGTTATGGAATAAATTTATTATTTCTGTAATGTTCACAGTGCCATTGCTATTTATATCTATGGGACATATGATAGCTGAAAAATTTGGGTATCATCTTCCAAGTTTTATAGATCCTATGAGTAGTCCTAGATTTTTTGCAATTTTACAATTAGTTTTAGTAATACCAGTTATGATTGCAGGGAATAGATTCTTTAGGGTGGGATTTAAGTCCTTAATACGAAGAAGCCCTAATATGGATACACTAATTGCAATGGGTACATCAGCAGCGTTTTTATATGGAATATTTGCTATAGTACAAATTTTTGGCGGAAATGTAGATTATGCATATGACTTATATTTTGAGTCAGCAGCAGTTATTATAACTCTTATTACATTAGGTAAATATTTAGAGTCAGTTACAAAAGGAAAGACTTCCGAAGCTATAAAAAAACTTATGGGGCTAGCTCCTAAAACAGCTATTATCATAAGAGAAGGAAAAGAAATTGAAATGCCTATAGAAGAAGTTGAAGTAGGCGACATAATTTTTGTAAGGCCTGGTGAAAAAATGCCTGTAGACGGTGAAGTGGTCCACGGAATTACTGCTGTAGATGAAGCTATGATTACAGGGGAAAGCATGCCAGTAGAAAAGATTGTTGGTGATAAAATTATAGGAGCTAGTATTAATAAGAATGGAACTATAAAATATAAGGCAACAAGAGTTGGAAAAGATACAGCCTTATCTCAAATTATAAAGCTTGTAGAAGATGCCCAAGGCTCTAAAGCTCCAATTGCAAAAATGGCTGACATAATTTCAGGATATTTTGTTCCGGTTGTTATGGGACTGGCACTTTTATCTAGCGTAAGTTGGTACCTATCAGGAGAAACTGCAATATTTTCTTTAACTATTTTCATTTCTGTACTTGTAATCGCGTGTCCTTGTGCATTAGGCCTTGCAACTCCAACAGCAATAATGGTTGGTACAGGAAAAGGTGCAGAATATGGAGTTTTAATAAAAAGTGGGGTTGCCCTAGAAACAGCTCATAAAATACAAACTATAGTTTTTGATAAAACAGGAACTATAACAGAAGGCACGCCAAAGGTTACAGATATAATTGTTACAAACAGTATAACAGAAGAATACTTGCTTCAAATAGCCGCCTCAGCAGAGAAGGGGTCTGAACATCCTCTTGGAGAAGCAATAGTAAAAGCTGCGCAGGATAATAAAGTAGAATTTAAGACCCTTGATTATTTTAAAGCAATACCAGGACATGGAATTGAAGTAAAGATTGATGGCAGAGATATTTTACTTGGAAACAGAAAACTTATGGTAGAAAGCAATATCTCCCTAGAGAACCTAGAAGAAACCTCTCACAATTTAGCAAGTGAAGGTAAAACTCCAATGTATATAGCTATAGATGCTAAAATAGCAGGAATTATAGCTGTTGCTGATACTGTTAAAAAAAGTAGTAAGATAGCAATTGAAAAGCTTCATGAAATGGGAATTGAAGTAGCAATGATAACTGGAGACAATAAGATAACTGCGGAGGCTATAGCGAGAGAAGTAGGTATAGATACAATTCTTGCAGAAGTTCTTCCAGAAGATAAGGCAAATGAGGTTAAAAAACTTCAAGCCACAGGCAAGAAAGTTGCTATGGTTGGCGATGGTATAAATGATGCTCCAGCACTAGCACAAGCAGATATAGGAATAGCTATAGGATCAGGTACAGACGTTGCAATTGAATCCGCAGATATAGTTCTTATGAGGAGTGATTTAAGAGATGTTGCAACTGCAATAGAATTAAGCAAGAAGACTATAAAAAATATCAAAGAAAATCTATTCTGGGCCTTCGGATACAATACATTAGGTATCCCAGTTGCCATGGGAGTTTTATATATCTTTAATGGACCACTACTCAGTCCAATTATAGCAGCTACTGCCATGAGCTTTAGTTCAGTATCAGTTTTGCTAAATGCATTAAGACTAAAAGGATTTAAACCTGTTATATAA
- a CDS encoding helix-turn-helix domain-containing protein encodes MIAEISGKIRNLRKEKDLTLKDLSMKTGLSVSFLSQVENGYSSLAITSLKKIAEALNVPMNYFFKPPEIHNFLVKAEEEKVFKIEGSNSEFIRISGDFTGRKIESMIIIIPPEQMHGSKSSHPGEEFVYVLEGALIVNLAGIDYLVKVGDSIQYPSTTYHSWINPLNQKTKLLSIVTPLIF; translated from the coding sequence ATGATAGCTGAAATATCAGGAAAAATTCGTAATCTGAGAAAAGAAAAGGACCTAACCTTAAAAGATTTGAGCATGAAGACTGGTCTTTCAGTAAGCTTTCTATCTCAGGTAGAAAATGGCTATTCTTCACTTGCAATAACCTCACTAAAAAAAATTGCTGAAGCATTAAATGTTCCAATGAACTATTTCTTCAAGCCTCCTGAAATACACAATTTTTTAGTTAAAGCTGAAGAAGAAAAAGTATTTAAAATAGAAGGTTCAAATTCAGAATTTATTAGAATTAGCGGAGATTTTACTGGAAGAAAAATTGAATCTATGATAATCATTATTCCTCCAGAGCAAATGCATGGCAGCAAATCAAGTCACCCCGGTGAAGAATTTGTTTATGTACTTGAAGGAGCACTAATTGTTAATCTTGCTGGAATCGATTATTTAGTGAAAGTAGGCGATTCAATACAATATCCTTCAACTACTTATCATTCATGGATAAACCCACTTAATCAGAAAACAAAATTGCTTAGTATCGTTACTCCATTAATTTTTTAG
- a CDS encoding ABC-F family ATP-binding cassette domain-containing protein, with product MISTNNVSLRYGARKLFDNVNIKFIPGNCYGLIGANGSGKSTFLKILSGEIEPNTGEVIIPPRERLAVLKQDHFEFDEHEVIKTVMMGHVRLFEIMKEKDDLYAKPDFTDEDGIRASELEGEFAELNGWEAESEASTLLMGLGITEELQSKKMKELTGSEKVKVLLAQTLFGKPDILLLDEPTNNLDAKSKKWLENFLLNFDSTVIVVSHDRHFLNKICTHVADIDFSKIQLFVGNYDFWYESSQLALQMAKDSNKKKEEKIAELQNFIARFSSNASKAKQATSRKKQLDKLTLDDIKPSSRKYPFVGFKPEREAGNDLLVVENLTKIVDGVTLLDNLSFIVNKGDKIAFTGADEIAKTTLFKILMGEMEPDSGEFKWGVTTSQAYLPKDNSEYFNAVDCSLVDWLRQFSEEKAESFIRGFLGRMLFSGEEALKQSSVLSGGEKVRCMLSKMMLSNANVLILDEPTNHLDLESITAINNGLTSFTGTILLTSHDYQLVQTVANRIIEITPKGIMDKVMSYDEFQESDDVQKELELMYK from the coding sequence ATGATTAGTACAAACAATGTAAGTTTAAGATATGGTGCACGTAAATTATTTGATAATGTTAATATAAAATTTATACCAGGTAATTGTTATGGATTAATTGGTGCTAACGGTTCTGGTAAATCAACTTTTCTTAAAATATTATCAGGTGAAATTGAACCTAATACTGGAGAAGTTATCATTCCACCAAGAGAAAGATTAGCAGTATTAAAGCAGGATCATTTTGAATTTGATGAACATGAAGTTATTAAAACCGTAATGATGGGACATGTAAGACTTTTTGAAATAATGAAAGAAAAAGATGACCTATATGCAAAGCCAGATTTTACTGATGAAGACGGAATTAGAGCTTCAGAACTAGAAGGTGAATTTGCAGAACTTAATGGATGGGAAGCGGAATCAGAAGCTTCAACTCTTTTAATGGGTCTTGGTATAACTGAAGAGCTTCAAAGCAAAAAAATGAAGGAACTAACAGGATCAGAAAAGGTAAAAGTATTGCTTGCTCAAACACTATTTGGTAAGCCAGATATCTTATTATTGGATGAGCCTACAAACAATTTAGATGCAAAATCTAAAAAGTGGCTTGAAAATTTCTTGCTGAATTTTGATAGTACTGTTATAGTTGTCTCTCATGATAGACATTTTTTAAATAAAATATGTACACATGTTGCAGATATAGATTTTAGTAAAATTCAACTATTTGTTGGAAATTATGATTTCTGGTATGAGTCAAGTCAGTTGGCCCTTCAAATGGCTAAAGATTCAAATAAGAAAAAAGAAGAAAAAATTGCAGAACTTCAAAACTTTATTGCTAGATTTAGCTCTAATGCTTCTAAAGCAAAGCAGGCTACTTCTCGTAAAAAACAATTAGATAAATTGACTTTAGATGATATAAAACCTTCTTCTCGTAAATATCCTTTTGTTGGTTTTAAGCCAGAAAGAGAAGCAGGAAATGATTTATTAGTAGTTGAAAATTTAACTAAAATTGTAGATGGAGTAACACTTCTTGATAATTTGTCTTTTATAGTTAACAAGGGAGATAAGATTGCATTTACAGGCGCAGATGAAATAGCTAAAACTACGCTATTTAAGATATTAATGGGTGAAATGGAGCCAGATAGTGGTGAATTTAAATGGGGCGTTACTACTTCCCAAGCTTATTTACCAAAGGATAACTCAGAATATTTTAATGCTGTAGATTGTAGCCTAGTTGATTGGCTCAGACAATTTTCAGAGGAAAAGGCAGAAAGCTTTATTAGAGGATTTTTAGGAAGAATGCTTTTCTCAGGAGAAGAAGCTCTTAAACAATCTAGTGTCTTGTCTGGTGGAGAAAAGGTTAGATGTATGCTTTCTAAAATGATGCTTAGTAATGCTAATGTATTAATATTAGACGAGCCTACTAACCATTTAGATTTAGAGTCTATTACTGCTATAAACAATGGTTTAACTAGTTTTACTGGAACAATTTTGCTTACATCGCATGATTATCAGTTAGTTCAAACAGTTGCAAATAGAATAATAGAAATTACCCCTAAGGGCATAATGGATAAAGTAATGTCTTATGATGAATTCCAAGAAAGCGATGATGTTCAAAAAGAATTAGAACTTATGTATAAATAA
- a CDS encoding ground-like protein, with protein MSHRHNNCCCNNNRCCKPVCRCENSCGNNCGNGFGNGCEGFGNGFGGGSGIWLVLLLLGLGGRGGRGCGGGFGGLF; from the coding sequence ATGAGTCATAGACATAATAATTGTTGTTGTAACAATAATCGTTGCTGTAAACCTGTTTGCAGATGTGAAAATAGTTGCGGTAATAACTGCGGAAACGGCTTTGGAAATGGTTGTGAAGGCTTTGGAAATGGATTTGGTGGCGGAAGTGGCATCTGGTTAGTTCTTTTACTTTTAGGCCTTGGCGGACGAGGAGGTAGAGGCTGCGGCGGTGGCTTTGGTGGCTTGTTTTAG
- a CDS encoding DEAD/DEAH box helicase, with the protein MDKSFVELGLQESLIEGLKKQGIESPTEIQAKAIPLGLENKDIIGESETGTGKTLAYLLPIFQKIDITSKDIQAIILAPTHELAMQIHKQIELLSENSASGVKSTSIIGNVNIKRQLESLKEKPHIIVGSAGRILELITMKKLKSHGVKTIVIDEGDRMIDENNIEGVKAIIKTTLRDRQIMLFSATVSPKAVEIAKTLMKDAEVIKVGDKSVVNPNIEHMYFLVEKREKLILLRKLISATNPEKAIIFINKSDEVEITTSKLSYHGLKVVGIHGTSEKENRKKAIEDFNVGKIQLLVASDLAARGLDIQGVTHIFNLDIPENSKDYLHRVGRTARMGQRGLALSIAEERELDLIKTYEKDFNIEIVQKDIYMGRIIDPQDAPKAKRAERIQNQISNANKFIKNK; encoded by the coding sequence TTGAAAACAAAGACATCATAGGGGAATCAGAAACGGGCACGGGTAAAACATTAGCGTATCTTTTGCCTATATTTCAGAAAATAGACATTACATCAAAGGATATTCAAGCAATTATACTTGCGCCTACTCACGAACTTGCAATGCAAATACATAAGCAGATAGAACTTCTATCGGAAAACTCGGCTTCAGGAGTAAAATCTACTAGCATAATAGGCAATGTTAACATCAAAAGGCAGCTAGAGTCACTTAAGGAAAAACCACATATAATAGTTGGATCTGCAGGAAGAATTTTAGAACTTATAACTATGAAGAAACTAAAATCACATGGAGTTAAGACTATTGTAATAGATGAAGGCGATAGAATGATAGATGAAAATAACATAGAGGGTGTAAAGGCTATAATAAAAACTACCCTTAGAGATAGGCAGATTATGTTGTTTTCGGCTACGGTATCACCAAAAGCTGTAGAAATTGCTAAAACACTAATGAAAGATGCAGAGGTTATTAAAGTAGGGGATAAAAGCGTTGTAAACCCTAACATAGAGCACATGTATTTCCTAGTTGAAAAGAGAGAAAAATTGATACTTTTAAGGAAACTTATAAGTGCAACAAACCCTGAAAAAGCAATAATATTTATAAATAAAAGTGATGAGGTAGAAATTACAACTTCAAAGCTTAGCTATCATGGATTAAAAGTGGTCGGAATTCATGGAACCTCTGAAAAAGAAAATAGAAAGAAAGCTATTGAGGATTTCAATGTAGGGAAAATTCAACTTTTGGTGGCTTCTGATTTAGCAGCTAGAGGGCTTGATATACAAGGAGTAACACATATATTTAACCTTGATATACCAGAGAACTCTAAGGATTATTTACATAGAGTAGGTAGAACAGCAAGAATGGGTCAAAGGGGCCTGGCACTATCTATAGCTGAAGAGAGAGAGCTTGATCTTATTAAAACCTATGAAAAAGATTTTAATATAGAAATAGTGCAAAAGGATATCTACATGGGAAGAATTATTGATCCACAGGATGCGCCTAAAGCTAAACGCGCAGAAAGGATCCAAAATCAAATATCCAACGCTAATAAATTCATTAAAAATAAATAA